Proteins encoded within one genomic window of Chroicocephalus ridibundus chromosome 7, bChrRid1.1, whole genome shotgun sequence:
- the TNFAIP6 gene encoding tumor necrosis factor-inducible gene 6 protein, whose product MIALIFVSALLWDKAQAWGFKDGVLHNSIWLERAAGVYHREARSGKYQLTYAEAKAVCEYEGGHLATYQQLEAARKIGFHVCAAGWMAKGRVGYPIVKAGANCGFGKTGIVDYGFRLNRSERWDAYCYNPNGKECGGVFTDSKHVFKSPGYPNEYENEQICYWHIRVKYGQRIHLQFLEFDVEDDTACMADFLEIYDSYDDISGFVGRFCGDELPDDIISTGNVMTLKFLTDASVTAGGFQIRYMTMDMPSKLSDGKNTTSQGKTNFLSGKFGIM is encoded by the exons ATGATTGCACTAATTTTCGtttctgccctgctgtgggaCAAGGCTCAAGCATGGGGATTCAAGGACGGAGTGCTGCATAACTCCATTTGGTTAG AACGAGCAGCTGGAGTGTATCACAGGGAGGCACGCTCTGGGAAGTACCAGCTCACCTATGCAGAAGCAAAAGCCGTCTGTGAATACGAGGGAGGACACCTAGCCACGTAtcagcagctggaggcagcaagAAAAATAG GTTTCCACGTGTGTGCTGCTGGCTGGATGGCAAAGGGCAGAGTTGGTTACCCCATAGTAAAAGCTGGTGCCAACTGTGGCTTTGGAAAAACGGGTATTGTTGATTACGGGTTTCGCCTCAACAGAAGCGAGAGATGGGATGCCTACTGCTACAACCCTAACG gaAAAGAATGTGGTGGAGTCTTCACAgattcaaaacatgtttttaagtCACCGGGCTACCCAAATGAGTATGAAAACGAGCAAATTTGCTACTGGCATATTAGAGTAAAGTATGGACAACGTATTCATCTACAGTTTCTAGAGTTTGACGTTGAAGACGACACTGCTTGTATGGCTGATTTCTTGGAGATCTATGATAGCTATGATGATATCAGTGGCTTTGTGGGCAG GTTTTGTGGAGATGAGTTGCCAGACGACATCATTAGCACAG GCAATGTTATGACCTTGAAGTTTTTGACAGATGCCTCAGTGACTGCTGGTGGTTTTCAAATTAGGTATATGACTATGGACATGCCTTCAAAGTTAAGTGATGGGAAGAATACAACATCCCAAGGGAAAACAAACTTCTTATCTGGGAAATTTGGTATTATGTGA